One genomic window of Vicugna pacos chromosome 18, VicPac4, whole genome shotgun sequence includes the following:
- the YWHAG gene encoding 14-3-3 protein gamma: MVDREQLVQKARLAEQAERYDDMAAAMKNVTELNEPLSNEERNLLSVAYKNVVGARRSSWRVISSIEQKTSADGNEKKIEMVRAYREKIEKELEAVCQDVLSLLDNYLIKNCSETQYESKVFYLKMKGDYYRYLAEVATGEKRATVVESSEKAYSEAHEISKEHMQPTHPIRLGLALNYSVFYYEIQNAPEQACHLAKTAFDDAIAELDTLNEDSYKDSTLIMQLLRDNLTLWTSDQQDDDGGEGNN; encoded by the exons ATGGTGGACCGCGAGCAACTGGTGCAGAAAGCCCGGCTGGCGGAGCAGGCGGAGCGCTACGACGACATGGCCGCGGCCATGAAGAAC GTGACAGAGCTGAATGAGCCACTGTCCAATGAAGAAAGAAACCTTCTCTCTGTGGCCTACAAGAATGTGGTTGGGGCACGTCGTTCCTCCTGGAGGGTCATTAGTAGCATTGAGCAGAAGACATCTGCAGATGGTAATGAGAAGAAGATAGAGATGGTGCGAGCTTACCGCGAAAAGATAGAGAAGGAGTTGGAGGCGGTGTGTCAGGATGTGCTGAGCCTGCTGGATAACTACCTGATCAAGAATTGCAGTGAGACCCAGTATGAGAGCAAAGTGTTTTACCTGAAGATGAAAGGGGACTACTACCGCTACCTGGCCGAAGTAGCCACCGGAGAGAAGAGGGCGACCGTCGTCGAGTCCTCCGAGAAGGCCTATAGCGAAGCCCATGAGATCAGCAAGGAGCACATGCAGCCCACTCACCCCATTAGATTAGGCCTGGCCCTTAACTACTCCGTTTTCTACTATGAGATCCAGAACGCCCCGGAGCAAGCCTGCCACTTGGCCAAGACCGCTTTTGATGACGCCATCGCCGAGCTCGACACTCTCAACGAGGACTCCTACAAGGACTCCACGCTCATCATGCAGCTTCTCCGCGACAACCTAACGCTCTGGACGAGCGATCAGCAAGACGACGACGGTGGAGAAGGCAACAATTAA